The window TCTACATACAGTTCAATATGCTGGTAAGGCGAGATTTTGAACTTCCCAAACTGTTTGGGACTGGAAAACAAAACCCAACATGGCAATTTTATCAGTTGGAAATGTTAAAGCAATTCATTCGTCCTTGGAAAGGTCAATCATCGTGTTCATCTCACATTTGATATCTGGGCCATGTACCAAGGGCTCTATCTGAGCATGCACTTTCTCAAAAGCTAGGCTAGTCTAATAATCAGGTGGGCTCTCCAAGTACAAAGAACATAGGCCATTGCAGATTTTGTTCCTAACCATTTGTTTTCTTCCTACAAGTGTGCCCACTGTTGGGTGTAGTAGCCTAATTTATGTGCCTGGGCATGTTCACAGTCCGCCTCACCTGATGATGGGCTTGGATGGTGCACATATGTGCCATGTTGGAATTACTGCAGTATCCTCTTATCAGTGCTTTGCTTTTCCACCCGGAAAgaaaaattcaactaattttCAATCAGTGTTTGGAGGAGCAAAATGTCAACTTGCAGAAATGGATTCCACCTGCCCTTACTTCCCAATGTACCCTCGACGGCTTCAGGCCACTGTTACATTCAATAGAACTTTCCTGATTAGTGATGAGTTCTCATGAGCCCTTTTTGCTCAGGCTCTGCCATTATTTGAAAATCAGAGATTTGGGACTCGTATAATACGGCAGGCTCCAATGGGTGTAGTAAGTGTCAAACTGGTCTAATTGAACAGAGGAGATCTGAACGTGATAAAGGAGCATTTGAAATCTGAACTTGGAACACTAGGATTTCAAACATGCTCTAAACATTAAcaaaaaccccaaaaatccatTGATAGAAATGGAAGAATAGAAATCTATGgggggaaaaaagaaaagtattgggcatttttaaaaaaaaaaagaaaaaattcatgCGTCCGCCGGAAATACAAAAACCCAATCCAGCATTACAATGTTATTTTTTTTCCCTCCCTTTTCCATTTCTTCTACACCAAACACCATCAAAATTCTTTAGACATGACTCTACTGCTTTCTAGACCATTCCCCACTCTTCCCTCCACTCTTGCGCTCTAGGCGCACATCTGTGATCTGGATGTCCTTTGAAGCAGCTTTGCACATGTCATACACCGTGAGACCTGCTACTGTCACAGCAGTCATTGCTTCCATCTCTACACCTGTCTTCCCCGTTGTTGCAGCCTCCCCTTCGATATCAACACTAAAATCCTTCTCATTCAGCTTTAGATCAACATGGATGTGCGTTAGACTAATGTTGTGGCATAGAGGAATGAGATTGCTTGTCTGCTTCGCTGCACTAATTCCCGCAATCTTCGCAACATTGAGGACGTCCCCTTTTGCTATTTGATTGGCTGCAACCAAATTGAATGCCATCTCTCCTAGAGTAACTCTGCAACTGGCAATGGCGACTCTCTTGCTGTCTTCTTTTGCACAGATGTCCACCATCTGTGCCCCACCACTGCGATCGACATGGGTCAGACCCAGTTCATTTTCACCCGAGTCAAGAATAATGGGTTGAGGCTCTTGAGCGATAGGTGAGTCACTGCTAGAGCCATGGTTAGCCACAGAAGGAGGCATTCCAAAAATTGACTCCATCTCCTGAAAACAAGATTCAAGTAGGGagcagtgaggattgaaagtCGAATTGGGGCTGTGAGAGTACTTTGCAAAATCGCAGGATTATTGATTCTGGCTGATGTGGGTTTCATCCAAATCACAGATTAGTTGAGAACCAATCACTGTCATCATCATTTCTTCCCAACCAACAAACAATCTTGCCAACAGAATTGCAGTCATCCACACTTCCATTCGCCTGCCAGCTGAGAGCACATTGCGACATGAGAAAACAACAAATTGGCATGCGCACACACTGTCATAAATGGAAAAGAGTAGAGCGCTGCAGAATTGAGTTGGTGTCTGCCCATTATTTCATAAGAAAGAGGATGAGATGGTTATGAAACCAAGCCTTCAACCATGAAAATTCCCAGAAcctgctgtgtttggatgcacaagtgcaTTGCATTGAAAGTGAAGTAATTACAATTTGGAGCCCAGAACCACTCAATATGAATGCTAAGAAGTTACAATTCGGTGATGCTAGCCTTACTTGGGTgataatcaaattgcaattcgATAGTTCATCCAAACACGCCATGCAAGGCTCTAACCAAACAAGCTGGGAAGGCACCAAATCTAGAGAAATATCTCTTGAAGCATAACGGATTCATCTCGATTCAGGAATGGATGAGTCTCTGAAACCAGCTCTCCACATGCTGTACAtgtgatccaggccgttcatcgggtgggccctgCAATAGCTGTGATGTAAGGGCGGTCCATTCATTGGCTCTGTCAATCGCCACGTATGCGTGCCAACCATCAGTTTCTTTCATCCACTGTGCAGCCTGCTCGGACAAAAACATCCCGGCCTGAATTTCAGACGACGGCTCatatgatgagtggcccacctgatgaacgaccCAGAAGTCGGATTACACGTTCAAGATCTTACTCCAACGAGTAGCCATCATTGGGATCGATATTCTCAGCTGGAATCCATGAACAGGGTCCAAACCAAATGAAAATTGCAAATTGCAATTTCTACAGTGAATCCAAACGAGCCCTTACATATAGTCATATAGAGAGAGAAACGTGATTTACCTTGTTGAGCTCCGCAACTGCCCCATCGATGCTATTTCTGGAGTTGAAGAACCTTCTCAGATGAGAAGAACGGACTGCAGTTCGTCTCAGTAACACGGCCGCCATGAAATGCGATAAATCGAATCCAATGAAAGAGAAAACAGAAAAACCCCAACCCTAATGAAAGGAAGGCAACACAAAACCCTCTTCCGAGATAATCGAGGAATGCTCAGCCCAGTCGCGCGTATGGAAAACCATTTCCACGCGCCCTTCGGTTAGTACACTTGAATATGGCAACTGGCAATGGTCCAGTGACCCGCCGGCCCGGCTTTGGACGGGACCTGGACTTGGGCCGTAGATCGGGCTTGCATGGCCCAATCAATTTCTGGGCCGGGCTGGGGTGGTAGGGAACCTCAAGCGTACCTTAGGttttttaaaacttctaattttgTTAACAGCAAATCAGCAATTGTTTGTGATATTTACATCTCTGCAAAACAAGTTGTTAatcacttcaaaaaaaaaaaaaagcacagctCTCTCTACTCCACGTGGCTGGGCACGAGCCGTTCATTTAGGTCCCATTCTCTCCACATGGGTCAGTGCAGGAAGATATCCATTTGAGTTAATCAAAgatattattaaaataataaaataaatgatgATGAATGGTTGGATCTAGCAGTGACAaaagatcaatggtcagatctcgCAACAGTGGATGATCAACGGCCATATCCAACAAAAATAGATAATCAACGGTTGAAACTAGCAATCAATGATGTCGTAGATGTTATGGCCCAATTAATTGTTTAGATATGTGTGCTCTAAAAGGCTAATTGTTTATATATTAATTAATCTTGTTTATTGACGACCACTTAGTTGAATGAAATATACTTTCATATATTTAGCAGGTTAATCTCTCTTGTAGATTGAAAAAGAATGAAGTAGGTACAATGGCCACAATGGCTAATGAAAAGTTATGTCTATGGGTTCTTGAGTATCTTAAATTCTATAATTGAGCGTCCTTGAATTAGTTGTGGAACTAATGACGAGTTAGGATGATCCAATCTCCACCATTGGACATTTTGCAATATGGGAGTGTAATTCACTTGTGTTATGAGTACTTGTGTTGGGCTTGATTGGAAATTTTATATTGGTAGGGCACATCATATCTCCCAACTAAGGAACCCATCATGCTTCGATTGAATTGACTTAATCGTGTGTTAGCTTTAGTTAATCCTTATATCTAAATTTATAGCCTTATCATACCGTTTAAAGTTACATAGTGACCAATATATAGGCGCTCTCTGATGTGCACATTAATACATGGTAGAAGCCTTACATGCAGCCATAAAGGATCCATAAGTCTTCCTAAGACTTAGTCGTGGATTGATTTTATCAACCAGATCGTCTTAATTGTTTTGAGGATGATTAATCCtagtaattttatttattttattttttttggggaaaGTTTTTCAGATGCTTTTAATCATTAAAGCTCTTATATTCACCCTCGAAGTATTTTAATCAAACTTGATGGGCATCCAAAGGCAAAGGATGAATACTACAGATAATGAATAGATTTTAGTCAATTCGAGCACATGGATAAATAAAATTGCAAACTTTTAATGATGTAACTCTGAACAGTGCCACCCACGCCCTCACTTCCTCGGTACTTTTCTGTTTATTTTGGTTAGTATAATTTGAGGTGTGGTGTTAACTCAGATACAGTAATATATTTAATAACTCGGAATCATCATTAGGTAAAATGAAACTTTAGGAGCTACAGCCAGCTAGAAACTATATAATCACTTAAGGGTTGAAGAATTATAATTCCCAAACTCAAGTGACTCCTACAGTTAGTCAACAATTATAAATTTTGAAGAAGAGCATCAATGACAAAAAAGGAAGGAGTTAAGCACTCTTTTTTGCTTGCACTTAACAAATTTTACTTTACGGGATTTAATAGTTTTTCAAAGATTTGAGTAGAACTTTGACAATATTTACTTCTAGCTTTATTTCACAGAGTTTAAATCCCTGAGTAGGTaaataaagtttaaaaaaaaaaagatgaatgtAAATAGATAAAGAAAATTGCATAAATAAATAAGAGTGAGTGTGTTGCTGGTGTTCTTGGTATGTGTAGAGTTGAATATATATTGATTTGAGATGCG is drawn from Magnolia sinica isolate HGM2019 chromosome 5, MsV1, whole genome shotgun sequence and contains these coding sequences:
- the LOC131245194 gene encoding cyclic pyranopterin monophosphate synthase, mitochondrial isoform X1, which translates into the protein MAAVLLRRTAVRSSHLRRFFNSRNSIDGAVAELNKEMESIFGMPPSVANHGSSSDSPIAQEPQPIILDSGENELGLTHVDRSGGAQMVDICAKEDSKRVAIASCRVTLGEMAFNLVAANQIAKGDVLNVAKIAGISAAKQTSNLIPLCHNISLTHIHVDLKLNEKDFSVDIEGEAATTGKTGVEMEAMTAVTVAGLTVYDMCKAASKDIQITDVRLERKSGGKSGEWSRKQ
- the LOC131245194 gene encoding cyclic pyranopterin monophosphate synthase, mitochondrial isoform X2, whose product is MACLDELSNCNLIITQEMESIFGMPPSVANHGSSSDSPIAQEPQPIILDSGENELGLTHVDRSGGAQMVDICAKEDSKRVAIASCRVTLGEMAFNLVAANQIAKGDVLNVAKIAGISAAKQTSNLIPLCHNISLTHIHVDLKLNEKDFSVDIEGEAATTGKTGVEMEAMTAVTVAGLTVYDMCKAASKDIQITDVRLERKSGGKSGEWSRKQ
- the LOC131245194 gene encoding cyclic pyranopterin monophosphate synthase, mitochondrial isoform X3: MESIFGMPPSVANHGSSSDSPIAQEPQPIILDSGENELGLTHVDRSGGAQMVDICAKEDSKRVAIASCRVTLGEMAFNLVAANQIAKGDVLNVAKIAGISAAKQTSNLIPLCHNISLTHIHVDLKLNEKDFSVDIEGEAATTGKTGVEMEAMTAVTVAGLTVYDMCKAASKDIQITDVRLERKSGGKSGEWSRKQ